The following are from one region of the Methanospirillum hungatei genome:
- the cas8a1 gene encoding type I-B CRISPR-associated protein Cas8b1/Cst1, which yields MNPMLKSSFGGYQQQSPEHSFNTTEDPFVTAGIIAIEILCGKSFEKCSNEDLAKAVDILLEWYMTPAWTKELYSIFPNSKYVNASLKDKKGASKSFLLNLISEVVTPSKKFDKICQFCGKPSDDTFYAKTEIPLAGSSLFSNFFPSFQDGINVCPRCVLAIQFAPLICYKAGGKPCLISSGNSKIIYEYGKEIITTLKSRLTSGEFFDKEKSGLFSEDFKNPENALFNLAYKFGSKYVIEGICSKDESIVLYHLDNYNQNPRGIAIYHLPSNVFSFVSSVMNSPQYKKNWYTLLSRYYSLKNQQKDSLPIWKTSKNRIHTSLLANTSIIWAFKDDQSKTSILPWDLVEEYCKKVRFMNQQRINDIKFCADQIAETIRLKNNKKRVNAIVSSKTSEEFRNQIRLSMVDWQKLGKTEPMIDFDQFTRVIIPGDYRGWTEVRDLIVVRLYEQLHDILAKDSEQEIESNSEE from the coding sequence ATGAATCCAATGCTGAAGTCATCATTTGGTGGTTATCAGCAGCAAAGTCCAGAACACTCTTTTAATACAACAGAAGATCCGTTCGTCACAGCAGGAATTATTGCAATAGAGATTTTGTGTGGTAAATCATTTGAAAAATGTTCAAATGAGGATCTAGCAAAAGCGGTGGATATTTTATTAGAATGGTATATGACTCCCGCCTGGACAAAAGAACTCTATTCTATCTTTCCTAATAGTAAATATGTAAATGCTTCTCTAAAAGATAAGAAAGGAGCATCAAAGAGTTTTCTTTTGAATCTGATTTCAGAAGTAGTAACTCCATCAAAAAAATTCGATAAAATATGTCAATTTTGCGGAAAGCCTTCTGATGATACCTTTTATGCGAAAACAGAAATACCACTCGCAGGATCATCACTTTTTTCAAATTTTTTTCCCTCTTTCCAGGATGGTATTAATGTTTGTCCCAGATGTGTTTTAGCGATACAATTCGCTCCTCTAATCTGCTATAAAGCTGGAGGAAAGCCTTGTCTGATTAGCTCTGGAAATAGTAAAATAATATATGAATATGGTAAAGAAATAATCACAACTTTAAAATCACGGTTAACTTCAGGAGAATTTTTTGACAAAGAAAAATCAGGATTATTTTCTGAAGATTTTAAAAATCCAGAAAATGCATTATTTAATCTTGCCTATAAATTCGGCTCTAAATACGTAATTGAAGGTATATGTTCAAAAGATGAATCTATCGTATTATATCATCTTGATAACTATAATCAGAACCCAAGAGGAATAGCAATTTATCACCTTCCTTCAAATGTATTTTCATTTGTTTCCTCTGTAATGAATTCCCCACAATATAAAAAAAACTGGTACACCCTTCTTTCAAGGTATTATTCTCTTAAAAATCAACAAAAAGACTCTCTTCCAATTTGGAAAACGAGTAAAAACCGGATTCATACATCTCTATTGGCTAATACAAGTATCATCTGGGCATTCAAAGATGATCAATCTAAAACATCAATTCTTCCATGGGATTTAGTTGAAGAATATTGTAAAAAGGTACGATTTATGAACCAACAAAGAATTAACGACATCAAATTCTGTGCTGACCAGATAGCAGAAACAATCCGTTTAAAAAACAATAAAAAACGAGTAAACGCAATTGTTTCATCAAAAACCAGTGAAGAGTTTAGAAACCAGATTCGTCTTTCAATGGTAGATTGGCAGAAATTAGGAAAAACAGAACCAATGATTGATTTTGATCAATTTACTAGAGTAATAATTCCTGGAGATTACCGTGGTTGGACTGAAGTCCGTGATCTTATTGTAGTGAGGTTGTACGAACAACTCCATGATATATTAGCAAAAGATAGTGAACAAGAGATTGAATCAAATTCTGAGGAATAA
- the cas7i gene encoding type I-B CRISPR-associated protein Cas7/Cst2/DevR, translating to MKTIVGTYLINAPFSALNNKGIDTRSGNENEVATKTIQSPEGRRPYVSAQALRFWWRNVLEQKYSWECSPVNKIGDNQAITFADPLVYPDDDLFGYMSARKVEIEGKKKTQNVTVTRVSPLKCSPLIGLPISPNSDFGVMNRKFEGNPVLFNHQFYSNILKGIFALDIDSAGTFTAIDKPGSKNLSDDLIREYDSQNLRIGSENKFRLNDDIRIKRILDTISALKYLSGGAMQTLHHTDVTPKAIILSAVNSGNNIFMDVFPHNNYEDGLINLDALTEVLTDYKDDLLTGVYIGWFSGFGTEKDKELQHYKPPAGIQLTLSSPAQAIDLFTKELLENSEKLLSS from the coding sequence ATGAAAACAATTGTAGGAACATATCTTATAAATGCACCATTTTCTGCCCTAAATAATAAAGGGATTGATACAAGATCAGGAAATGAAAACGAGGTCGCAACAAAAACCATTCAGTCACCTGAAGGAAGAAGGCCATATGTATCAGCTCAAGCACTCAGGTTCTGGTGGAGAAATGTCCTTGAACAAAAATACTCTTGGGAATGTTCCCCTGTGAATAAAATTGGGGACAATCAAGCCATAACATTCGCTGATCCTCTCGTATATCCCGATGATGATTTGTTCGGTTATATGTCAGCAAGAAAAGTAGAGATCGAAGGTAAGAAAAAAACCCAAAATGTCACAGTCACTCGTGTATCTCCTTTAAAATGTTCTCCACTTATTGGCCTGCCCATATCGCCAAACTCTGATTTTGGTGTAATGAATCGAAAATTTGAAGGCAATCCAGTTCTTTTTAATCATCAATTCTACAGTAATATTCTCAAAGGGATTTTTGCCCTAGACATCGATTCAGCCGGAACATTTACTGCAATTGATAAACCAGGAAGTAAAAATTTATCAGATGACTTGATAAGAGAATATGACTCTCAAAATTTAAGAATAGGTTCAGAGAATAAATTCCGTCTTAATGATGACATACGAATAAAAAGAATTCTGGATACTATTTCTGCTTTAAAATACCTCTCCGGAGGGGCAATGCAAACACTCCACCACACCGATGTCACTCCAAAAGCAATTATTCTCAGTGCAGTAAATAGCGGAAATAACATTTTCATGGATGTATTTCCCCACAACAACTACGAAGATGGACTAATAAACCTTGATGCACTCACGGAAGTGCTCACAGATTATAAGGATGATCTCCTTACGGGAGTATATATCGGATGGTTCAGCGGATTTGGAACTGAAAAAGATAAAGAATTGCAACATTATAAACCTCCTGCGGGGATACAATTAACATTATCTTCTCCTGCTCAGGCTATTGATCTCTTTACCAAAGAGCTGTTAGAGAATTCGGAGAAACTTCTCTCTTCATAA
- the cas5b gene encoding type I-B CRISPR-associated protein Cas5b: MELLRVEITALTASFRYPMFIVGYHPTYSVPPVSTILGLLSAAKGDTVSPNSLRIGYDFYADGKGSDLEKIYEYGGGTNTKPVHFQKSNIITREFLFNCTLNLYLDDFKFEYYLKHPNYPLVLGRQADLAYVRKISRINLEETEDVTLSNTMIPFDGTIPGQVVSLPTFFTDESTRKPQDVRTFLILDSPQSIPYGLYDPERNCGVYLHDYTNPRKK, from the coding sequence ATGGAACTCCTCCGCGTTGAAATAACCGCATTGACCGCATCATTTCGATATCCAATGTTTATTGTAGGATATCACCCAACTTACTCAGTTCCCCCAGTATCCACAATACTTGGTCTATTATCAGCGGCAAAAGGAGATACAGTATCACCAAATTCTCTTAGGATAGGATATGATTTTTACGCTGATGGAAAAGGTTCAGATTTGGAGAAAATCTATGAATATGGAGGGGGAACAAATACTAAACCGGTTCATTTCCAGAAGAGTAACATCATAACTCGTGAATTCCTCTTCAACTGTACCCTTAACCTTTATCTTGATGACTTCAAATTTGAATATTACCTGAAACATCCTAATTATCCATTGGTTCTTGGAAGACAAGCTGATCTAGCATATGTTCGCAAAATCTCTCGAATAAATCTCGAAGAGACTGAAGACGTCACCCTCTCGAACACCATGATTCCCTTTGATGGTACCATTCCGGGTCAGGTAGTCTCACTTCCAACATTTTTTACTGATGAATCAACAAGAAAACCACAAGATGTCAGAACATTTTTAATTTTAGACTCTCCTCAGTCAATTCCATATGGATTATATGATCCAGAACGAAATTGTGGTGTATACCTGCATGATTACACAAATCCTCGCAAAAAGTAA
- the cas3 gene encoding CRISPR-associated helicase Cas3': MITQILAKSNGETLVEHTLSCLNIYQQLIDIFPDLDKYTDFISFYEVVFQALFLHDVGKSSEEFQKYLKGLPNEWNHYRHEILSTPFVNLLNIKESERDIIKTLVLTHHKDLDGLIPYSETLDYLGKPFSEHMKSIVVHQEEINIFFDELFNCITYFSDHNLKITSFSEQKHFTNDDWEDTLIGLSQSLRKNEKFKNWFFRIGIMGKGMINASDYLASGGIKEILKPLPSLEEVYTFKKRTSIQEKCLNLIGNAILISPTGSGKTEAALFWATNNLNQTKGNRIFFTLPYTASINALYIRLRKKFHPWYQSEDFISLLHGRAGYFLSQMYEDQKTSLHLAKISHQICSPYKIMTPFQAIRHFFSLKGYEMGLLEMYQGIFIFDEIHSYEPRTVALILGMCSFLKNKLDAKILLMSATLPSFISSMFQKDLDINQIITMEKNEQNEYLRHRCFILDGTILDNLSYIKAAIQRKKRVLVVCNTVKQAQIVYNELYSPHINSALLHSKFILKDREEIENIIITGEITEDENPPLQLLVGTQTVEVSLDIDYDICFTEPAPIDALIQRFGRVNRKKEKGICPVYVFRQGSDSDKFIYNPEKVQKTLSVLSEIEYLHEWELQRIVDCVYSDGFGEKQEEFENTYHMFTDVLNEIVPLKNYDRKESDFFKLFDSIEVIPNKFLTEVKMAVEEGNFFEIMKYTLPLSKGQFYRLKIEGRVSNESEYLFIDAKYDSHLGLILSASDSSII, encoded by the coding sequence ATGATTACACAAATCCTCGCAAAAAGTAATGGGGAAACACTTGTTGAACATACCCTATCCTGTCTGAATATTTATCAACAATTAATTGATATTTTTCCGGATCTCGATAAATATACGGATTTTATTTCATTTTATGAAGTCGTCTTCCAGGCTTTGTTTCTCCACGATGTAGGAAAATCATCTGAAGAATTTCAAAAATACCTCAAAGGACTACCTAATGAATGGAACCATTATCGACATGAGATATTATCGACTCCTTTTGTAAATCTTTTAAACATTAAAGAAAGTGAACGGGACATCATCAAAACCCTCGTATTAACTCACCATAAAGATCTTGATGGACTAATCCCCTATTCTGAAACCCTCGATTATCTTGGTAAGCCATTTTCTGAACATATGAAATCTATTGTTGTCCATCAGGAAGAGATTAATATTTTTTTTGATGAATTGTTCAATTGCATCACATATTTCAGTGATCATAACCTTAAAATAACATCATTTTCGGAACAAAAACACTTTACCAACGATGATTGGGAAGATACTCTGATCGGTCTAAGTCAATCTCTACGCAAAAACGAGAAATTTAAAAACTGGTTTTTTCGTATCGGCATTATGGGTAAGGGTATGATTAATGCTTCTGATTACCTTGCATCAGGAGGGATTAAGGAAATACTTAAACCATTACCCTCTTTGGAGGAAGTCTATACGTTCAAAAAAAGAACCTCAATACAAGAAAAATGCCTTAATCTAATCGGTAACGCAATTCTCATCTCACCAACAGGTTCAGGAAAGACTGAAGCAGCTCTTTTTTGGGCAACAAATAACCTTAATCAAACAAAAGGTAATAGAATTTTTTTTACTCTGCCGTACACTGCAAGTATTAATGCTTTGTATATTCGTTTAAGGAAGAAATTTCATCCCTGGTATCAATCAGAGGACTTTATTTCATTACTTCATGGTCGAGCAGGGTATTTTCTTTCTCAAATGTATGAAGATCAAAAAACATCACTCCACTTAGCAAAAATATCCCACCAGATTTGTAGCCCATATAAAATAATGACACCCTTTCAGGCAATTCGACATTTTTTCTCTCTTAAAGGGTATGAAATGGGACTACTCGAAATGTATCAGGGTATCTTTATTTTTGATGAAATTCACTCTTATGAACCACGAACTGTTGCACTTATTCTAGGTATGTGTTCATTCCTAAAAAATAAACTCGATGCAAAGATACTTCTCATGTCTGCAACTCTTCCCTCTTTTATAAGCTCGATGTTTCAAAAGGATCTGGATATCAACCAAATTATAACGATGGAAAAAAACGAGCAGAATGAATATTTACGACATAGGTGTTTCATACTAGATGGAACTATTCTTGATAATCTTTCATATATTAAGGCGGCCATTCAGAGAAAAAAACGAGTATTGGTTGTGTGTAACACAGTCAAACAAGCTCAGATCGTTTATAATGAACTATATTCTCCTCATATTAATTCTGCTCTTCTTCACTCTAAATTTATTCTGAAAGACAGGGAAGAAATAGAAAACATAATAATTACCGGAGAAATAACGGAAGATGAAAACCCACCTCTCCAATTACTTGTCGGAACACAGACTGTAGAAGTCTCTCTTGATATTGATTATGATATATGTTTTACGGAACCCGCCCCTATTGATGCTCTGATTCAACGATTTGGAAGAGTAAATCGAAAAAAAGAAAAGGGGATTTGTCCAGTATATGTTTTTAGACAGGGAAGTGATTCAGACAAATTTATCTACAATCCTGAAAAGGTCCAAAAAACTCTTTCTGTCCTATCAGAGATTGAATATCTTCATGAATGGGAATTACAAAGGATTGTTGACTGTGTATACTCTGATGGATTCGGAGAAAAACAGGAAGAATTTGAAAATACATATCATATGTTTACCGATGTCCTAAATGAAATAGTTCCCCTTAAGAATTATGATCGAAAGGAGTCAGATTTTTTTAAACTATTTGATTCTATCGAGGTTATCCCCAATAAATTTTTAACAGAAGTTAAAATGGCAGTTGAAGAGGGTAATTTTTTTGAAATAATGAAATATACTCTACCTTTATCCAAAGGTCAGTTTTACAGGTTAAAAATTGAAGGAAGAGTATCTAATGAATCAGAATATCTATTTATTGACGCTAAATATGATTCACACCTTGGTTTGATACTCTCCGCCAGTGATAGTTCAATAATATAA
- the cas6 gene encoding CRISPR-associated endoribonuclease Cas6, translating into MRIILELKNKQDQKNISLEYHKLQGFIYSIIKDSGYTGIHDKRGYKPFSYSNMFPYQNQRKDEILKIIFATPGIQLGESVYKTLEKRLNSLIHIGDCEYYLSDLKQLNLEIHSFPFRIVVNTPIILRIPEYNYDLYDIPEIERKPRYIYWRPNVPFSTFIKQLTENLIKKYNDFYGTEIDNIELFEKYYYKKMVHSRLIIDGKSYGFAASIWSFEWSTLTAIQKKIINFGLDAGFGERNSMGFGFVNPIIKDHQN; encoded by the coding sequence ATGAGAATAATACTTGAACTTAAGAATAAACAAGATCAAAAAAATATATCTCTTGAATATCATAAATTGCAGGGATTTATCTATTCAATCATCAAAGACTCAGGATACACAGGCATACATGATAAACGGGGATATAAACCCTTTTCATATTCAAATATGTTTCCTTATCAAAACCAGAGAAAAGATGAAATTTTAAAGATAATTTTTGCCACTCCTGGAATTCAACTAGGTGAGTCAGTTTATAAAACATTAGAAAAACGATTAAATTCGCTTATTCACATTGGAGATTGTGAGTACTATCTTTCAGATCTTAAACAACTAAATTTAGAAATTCATTCATTTCCATTCCGGATTGTGGTAAATACTCCTATAATTCTCAGAATTCCTGAATATAATTATGATCTCTATGATATTCCAGAAATAGAGCGTAAACCTCGCTATATTTATTGGCGTCCAAATGTCCCTTTTTCTACTTTTATAAAACAGCTTACGGAAAATCTTATAAAAAAATATAATGATTTTTATGGGACCGAAATCGATAATATAGAACTTTTTGAGAAATATTACTATAAGAAGATGGTCCATTCACGACTAATTATTGATGGTAAGAGTTATGGGTTTGCTGCGAGTATTTGGTCATTTGAATGGAGCACATTAACAGCGATTCAGAAAAAAATTATTAATTTTGGCCTTGATGCAGGTTTTGGAGAACGAAATAGTATGGGATTTGGATTTGTTAATCCAATTATTAAAGATCACCAGAATTAG
- a CDS encoding transposase family protein → MHVTKTRTWRHLDFFEHQTYLHGRIPWIICSKCGVREVNVPWVREKSGFTLFI, encoded by the coding sequence ATTCATGTTACAAAAACGCGGACCTGGCGCCATTTAGATTTTTTCGAACACCAAACATATCTTCATGGTAGGATCCCTTGGATAATTTGTTCAAAATGCGGTGTTAGAGAAGTAAATGTTCCTTGGGTGAGAGAAAAAAGTGGATTCACACTTTTTATATAG
- a CDS encoding AAA family ATPase has product MISNLSIENFKSIKKLGLKCRKVNIFLGEPNTGKSNILEALGILSWCGQSDYKKNKSHLLNDCSGFPSYPPEKQKSYGVHQIPGIFSYVRFEKMQNLFFKYQIDNPVSISIRESSNSITNSHIQNVIITMNGDECKVIHCEGKDEDEIEKSCDGREVSIMSSSGNIKNEINSVPGLNSIFFYKFVDLYEFPDSSNAPLKSPFGQNLFSVVMYDKKCLEIMKELFSSNEFKFVLKPGENKFEFQQEEDNIVYTYPYRISSDTLRHVAFYTVAIASQKNATLIFEEPESHTFPYYTKFLAEQIWLDSSNQFFIVTHNQYLLSTLIEKVRKEDIAVNIVIRKDGETQVIQLGPDQISEMICTDPFFDLDSFLESNE; this is encoded by the coding sequence ATGATATCTAATTTGTCAATAGAGAATTTTAAATCAATTAAAAAACTGGGTCTCAAATGCAGGAAGGTAAACATATTTCTTGGAGAACCAAATACTGGTAAATCAAATATTTTGGAGGCTTTGGGGATATTAAGCTGGTGCGGTCAGAGTGACTATAAAAAAAATAAATCACACTTATTAAACGATTGTTCAGGTTTTCCCTCATATCCTCCGGAAAAACAAAAATCATATGGAGTTCATCAAATACCGGGAATATTCTCATATGTCAGGTTTGAGAAGATGCAAAATCTCTTTTTTAAATATCAGATTGATAATCCTGTTTCAATCTCTATTCGTGAGTCTTCTAACTCAATTACCAATTCCCACATTCAGAATGTTATTATCACCATGAATGGCGATGAATGCAAGGTAATTCATTGTGAAGGCAAGGATGAAGATGAGATCGAGAAATCATGTGACGGAAGAGAAGTATCAATAATGAGTTCATCCGGGAATATTAAAAATGAAATAAACAGTGTTCCAGGGTTAAATTCAATCTTTTTTTACAAATTTGTTGATCTGTATGAATTCCCGGATTCTTCAAATGCTCCGCTCAAGTCACCATTTGGACAAAACCTCTTTTCCGTTGTCATGTACGATAAAAAATGTTTGGAAATTATGAAGGAACTCTTTTCATCCAATGAATTTAAATTTGTTCTCAAACCTGGAGAAAATAAGTTTGAATTCCAGCAGGAAGAGGACAATATCGTCTATACCTATCCATACCGAATTTCTTCAGATACCTTACGACATGTTGCTTTTTACACGGTAGCAATAGCTTCTCAAAAGAATGCAACACTTATTTTTGAAGAGCCTGAATCTCATACATTTCCCTATTATACAAAATTCCTTGCCGAGCAAATCTGGCTTGATTCGAGTAATCAGTTTTTCATTGTTACTCATAACCAATATCTCCTTTCCACATTGATTGAGAAAGTCAGAAAGGAAGATATTGCAGTCAATATTGTTATACGAAAAGATGGAGAAACCCAGGTGATACAGCTTGGTCCGGACCAGATCTCTGAAATGATTTGTACTGATCCGTTTTTTGACCTGGATTCTTTTTTGGAGAGTAATGAGTGA
- a CDS encoding DUF4277 domain-containing protein, protein MSCRHTSASKRTAKPAQVTRTKQSFDDQLRRISDEKEDNSLIIPFSLLVIASYLNRLHFKEIINERLRWDPAQWKYSPRVLAQIMVLSVFVPSRKKVALSCIHEAFVGIDLTYLVGEEIDPETLNDDLFGQLLDRMYEYGCSTLYRSISLTVRTTFDLPQNYSPMKKVLEYYQSYGGYSKS, encoded by the coding sequence ATGTCATGTCGACACACTTCTGCAAGTAAGCGGACTGCCAAACCGGCCCAGGTAACCCGGACCAAACAATCCTTTGACGATCAATTGCGACGAATCTCTGATGAAAAGGAGGATAATTCACTCATCATTCCTTTCTCCCTCCTCGTAATTGCTTCATACCTCAACCGCCTTCATTTCAAGGAAATCATCAACGAAAGACTACGCTGGGATCCTGCCCAATGGAAATACAGCCCCAGGGTTCTGGCTCAAATCATGGTTCTTTCAGTTTTTGTCCCTTCCAGAAAAAAGGTCGCCCTTTCCTGTATCCATGAAGCCTTCGTGGGTATCGACCTGACCTATCTCGTTGGCGAGGAGATTGATCCTGAAACTCTCAATGATGATCTTTTTGGTCAGCTTCTTGACCGGATGTACGAATATGGGTGTTCTACTCTGTATCGCTCGATATCATTGACCGTTCGAACAACGTTTGACCTTCCTCAAAATTATAGTCCCATGAAAAAGGTTTTAGAATATTATCAGTCATACGGAGGATATTCTAAATCCTGA
- a CDS encoding nucleotidyltransferase family protein, with the protein MDPLALLRIHEPELKQRFGVEKIGIFGSFVHCNEREDSDVDVLVTFEKGKKTFDNFMGIKFYLEEIFHRKVDLVTVDALKPLIRDPILKEVVYA; encoded by the coding sequence ATGGATCCTCTCGCCCTTCTTCGCATACACGAACCAGAACTTAAGCAAAGGTTCGGAGTTGAAAAAATCGGAATTTTCGGTTCTTTTGTTCATTGTAATGAACGAGAGGATAGCGATGTCGATGTCCTGGTAACATTTGAGAAAGGAAAAAAAACATTTGACAATTTCATGGGAATAAAATTTTACCTTGAAGAAATATTTCATCGAAAGGTGGATCTTGTCACAGTAGATGCTTTAAAACCACTCATCCGTGATCCAATACTAAAAGAAGTCGTGTATGCCTAG
- a CDS encoding DUF86 domain-containing protein, with product MPREQLLYLSDIMQAINNIQKYVGDNSFEDFSNDQMRIDAVIRNFEIIGEATKSISTHIKEQFPKTDWKSIAGFRDILIHGYFGIDTEILWDVIENKLPELKEEINQIINSKNY from the coding sequence ATGCCTAGGGAACAACTACTCTATCTATCGGATATTATGCAGGCCATTAATAATATTCAGAAATATGTAGGAGATAATTCATTTGAAGATTTTTCAAACGACCAAATGAGAATTGATGCTGTTATCCGTAATTTTGAAATTATTGGAGAAGCGACAAAAAGCATCAGCACTCATATAAAGGAACAGTTTCCGAAAACAGACTGGAAGTCAATAGCGGGATTTCGTGATATTCTTATTCATGGGTATTTTGGAATTGATACAGAAATACTATGGGATGTAATCGAAAACAAGCTTCCGGAATTAAAGGAAGAAATTAACCAGATCATTAACTCAAAAAATTATTAG